A single window of Coffea eugenioides isolate CCC68of chromosome 7, Ceug_1.0, whole genome shotgun sequence DNA harbors:
- the LOC113778692 gene encoding vacuolar protein sorting-associated protein 51 homolog: protein MICRTFRVAGKKCLDHYVRLRTQKISVLLRTRFTTPNWVKHKEPREVHMFVDLLLQEFEAIRGEVKQILPPELSRKHRRTDSNGSTTTSRSIPLRDDRMNRSNTQRATSQLLESHLAKLFKQKMEIFTKIEFTQVW, encoded by the exons ATGATTTGTCGCACCTTCCGGGTAGCTGGGAAGAAGTGCTTGGACCAT tATGTAAGGTTAAGAACTCAAAAGATATCAGTTCTGTTGCGGACAAGGTTTACAACACCAAACTGGGTTAAG CACAAGGAGCCAAGAGAGGTTCATATGTTTGTTGATCTGCTGCTTCAAGAG TTCGAAGCCATAAGAGGCGAAGTAAAGCAGATTTTACCTCCAGAACTTAGCCGTAAACATCGTCGTACAGACAGTAACGGGAGCACCACCACTTCTCGCAGCATTCCTTTGAGAGACGACAGAATGAACCGGTCAAATACCCAAAGGGCCACGAGCCAGCTACTGGAATCCCATCTAGCAAAATTGTTTAAACAAAAAATGGAGATATTTACGAAAATTGAATTCACACAGGTTTGGTAG